Proteins from a genomic interval of Oncorhynchus clarkii lewisi isolate Uvic-CL-2024 chromosome 15, UVic_Ocla_1.0, whole genome shotgun sequence:
- the LOC139366765 gene encoding OTU deubiquitinase with linear linkage specificity a, with amino-acid sequence MLLNVQACRGKHLFLKSTMSWVKSVQYSGEDVFDEDADDINLQDKEWKYNMKKRVKDGYVDGIDHGKEASLQLGFNMGYREGAASTRAIGQLKGIISAIQCWCQLQRPDTPTPASVTDLLQRVVKHEDSLMEAMKTALENPVPSVSDVSENMEDLGVVEVESGCCAGGGCSKVSGGCRKDSDMDIGPILPQKPRLSFTLPTDPFAITGESLEQLLQCCMDIVSELGLPQELIQHLQQLKSAKE; translated from the exons ATGTTACTAAACGTTCAAGCTTGTAGGggcaaacatttatttttaaagtcCACGATGTCTTGGGTTaagtctgtacagtacagtggcgAGGACGTATTTGACGAGGATGCGGATGATATTAATTTACAGGACAAAGAATGGAAGTACAATATGAAGAAACGTGTGAAG GACGGCTATGTTGATGGCATCGACCATGGAAAAGAAGCGTCACTCCAGCTTGGTTTCAACATGGGATACAGAGAAGGAGCTGCAAGCACCAGGGCCATTGGGCAGCTGAAAGGAATAATAAG TGCTATACAGTGCTGGTGCCAGCTCCAGAGACCAGACACCCCCACCCCTGCCTCAGTGACTGACCTCCTACAGCGGGTTGTAAAGCATGAGGACTCTCTCATGGAGGCAATGAAGACGGCTTTGGAGAACCCCGTACCCAGTGTCAGTGACGTCTCGGAGAACATGGAGGATCTGGGGGTTGTAGAGGTTGAGTCGGGCTGCTGTGCAGGCGGGGGATGCAGCAAAGTCTCAGGCGGCTGTAGGAAAGACAGTGATATGGACATTGGTCCCATCTTGCCACAAAAGCCCCGTTTGAGCTTCACACTGCCCACAGACCCCTTTGCCATTACAGGGGAAAGTCTTGAGCAACTTCTACAGTGTTGCATGGACATAGTGTCTGAACTGGGTCTGCCCCAGGAACTGATTCAGCATCTACAGCAGCTGAAGAGTGCAAAGGAGTGA